Proteins from one Podospora pseudocomata strain CBS 415.72m chromosome 4, whole genome shotgun sequence genomic window:
- a CDS encoding hypothetical protein (EggNog:ENOG503NZC0): MDDLSRMSDVESDFAIMDATPSTNRRRPGMVGAAATTESREGPSAFRSPLSKSRSLSDGGGAPKLSPSPCIVEASRRQSQDDIAIRDKDTDIAALRLPPSTPIRTGFPTRGLSLQMAPTEPSSPAPQPQAAGYVKQAPLSPKLDHSHIYASPTNILPRRSRGLDFSRAATSLHHSTLANQADPDSSPTIGSRAMNIPNRRSGDHAGVDHAASSHWGTMGHHHQERMQISSSLGSTNHVLSESSSDSDEDDYMDEDMEEAYIMTPQASRTGMGHMAGGPSAPGWMPGSPAVSNFLSFQQRQRQRKQSTKKKMRGPLGLGFHSPAASGAISKSPPNNLINSRDLPHTRRESISWAANQLHISGNESDGQLEGLDSPSRPSIVRRAVTRRGNLLPKTKGFARIRAALAEEGAPIETEFRREAEVVRQVRESDMDLEPRLPPAPSAATTALSSPNLDSQVHPDEMMPDDAMMIEGPVASHNPTNNALGLSPATFKQQVLKNSKGKVFWDTFSESSSNGGAGPRTTTPPPPSFVTRASSSGVSLDDVNMDSPSSNSQSQNPFVLPLTTGTSSSGNGTPHQPPGGSMPSAAEITRRINSKRRRGDDDFNDPISIKRRAVSPGMSAHGSPVLQSPLQRGGEQGWGALSLGPAITTTVGQQGQGQGQGQGGGGSRPGSSVGGGGEGGNNGMAGSNNKRGRVGLQGMVDTNDGITRLSIE, encoded by the exons ATGGACGACCTGTCGAGGATGTCGGACGTGGAAAGCGATTTTGCCATCATGGACGCTactccctcaaccaacagGAGACGGCCAGGGATGGtaggggcagcagcaacaacagaaaGCAGAGAAGGTCCAAGTGCCTTTCGGTCCCCCTTATCCAAGTCCAGGTCCTTATCGGACGGTGGAGGCGCGCCCAAACTCTCACCTTCGCCTTGCATAGTCGAGGCCAGCCGCCGGCAGAGCCAAGACGACATTGCCATACGCGACAAAGACACCGACATTGCAGCCCTCCGACTGCCGCCGTCAACTCCCATCCGAACTGGGTTCCCCACGAGAGGCCTTTCTCTCCAGATGGCCCCGACTGAaccatcctcaccggccCCTCAGCCGCAAGCTGCTGGCTACGTCAAGCAGGCCCCGCTCTCGCCAAAATTGGACCATTCACACATCTATGCCTCACCCACCAACATTCTGCCGCGTCGATCTCGCGGCCTTGACTTTTCCCGCGCCGCCACGAGCCTGCATCactccaccctcgccaaccaGGCCGATCCCGACTCTTCGCCCACCATCGGGTCCCGCGCCATGAACATTCCCAACCGGCGCAGTGGCGACCACGCCGGCGTCGACCATGCTGCCTCGTCTCACTGGGGCACCATgggacaccaccaccaggagCGCATGCAGATCTCGAGCTCCCTCGGCAGCACTAACCATGTGCTGTCCGAAAGCTCGTCCGACTCTGACGAGGACGACTACATGGAcgaggacatggaggagGCCTACATCATGACACCCCAAGCTTCTAGGACGGGCATGGGTCACATGGCCGGGGGGCCATCGGCGCCCGGATGGATGCCCGGGTCGCCAGCGGTCAGCAACTTTCTCAgcttccaacaacgccagcGACAACGCAAACAatcaacaaaaaagaaaatgcgGGGACCTCTGGGACTGGGGTTCCACTCGCCCGCAGCCTCCGGCGCCATCTCCAAGTCGCCCCCAAACAACCTGATCAACTCCCGCGACCTGCCTCACACTAGGAGGGAGAGCATCAGCTGGGCTGCGAATCAGCTGCACATTTCAGGCAACGAGAGCGATGGACAGCTGGAGGGACTTGACAGCCCGTCACGGCCGAGCATCGTACGACGGGCcgtgacgaggagggggaatCTTCTT CCGAAAACAAAGGGTTTCGCCCGTATCCGCGCCGCCCTCGCTGAAGAGGGCGCTCCCATAGAAACCGAGTTCCGCCGCGAAGCCGAGGTGGTACGGCAAGTCCGTGAGAGCGACATGGACCTCGAACCTCGACTGCCACCGGCCCCTTCGGCTGCGACCACAGCCTTGTCCAGCCCCAACCTCGACTCCCAAGTCCACCCTGACGAGATGATGCCCGACGACGCCATGATGATCGAGGGACCGGTTGCGTCTCACAACCCGACCAACAACGCTCTCGGTCTCTCCCCGGCAACATTCAAGCAACAAGTGCTGAAAAACTCCAAGGGGAAGGTGTTTTGGGATACCTTCTCGGAAAGCAGCTCCAACGGCGGCGCGGGACCAAGGACAAccaccccaccgccaccatcgtTTGTAACGAGGGCTTCGAGCTCGGGGGTGTCGTTGGATGATGTGAATATGGACTCGCCGAGCTCTAATTCGCAGAGTCAGAACCCGTTCGTGCTGCCTCTGACGACGGGGACGAGCAGCTCGGGGAACGGGACGCCGCACCAGCCTCCTGGGGGGAGCATGCCGAGCGCGGCCGAGATTACGAGACGGATTAATAgtaagaggaggaggggagatgatgatttTAATGATCCGATCAGTATCAAGCGGAGGGCGGTGAGCCCGGGGATGAGCGCGCACGGGAGCCCGGTCTTGCAGAGTCCGCTGCAGAGGGGCGGGGAGCAAGGGTGGGGGGCGTTGAGTTTGGGGCCTGCGATTACTACTACGGTGGGACaacaggggcaggggcaagggcaagggcaagggggaggagggtcgaGGCCGGGGAGTagcgttggtggtggtggcgagggtgggaaTAATGGGATGGCGGGGAGCAATAAtaagagggggagggttgggttgcAGGGGATGGTGGATACTAACGATGGGATTACTAGGTTGAGTATTgagtga
- a CDS encoding hypothetical protein (EggNog:ENOG503PHU6), which yields MVQTRSRVAASRKAVAAEPEESSSDSDSDASIPANPRPSNIKSPVTLRPNKASLPELNNGVNKKKRNASPSLETPARKRARAHEPTDPEDDEGVDETAMHVINAFSNRQMPNPKQKGIEVLLRSGGKPARRKRDGTSIEDTIDETPESVRNNRRPAPVVEEPEPAEEGLVEGEDSDHDEVHRRVAREDGSPELDSSPPKPKQPQQSRRVASRTLQPVATALAAPLRPATINNLKPPAPPRQLGEEKSSSSSHNILPTVEAEDELFVDQANNRQSDLEEEAESDDCGEQDRREEEWEELEEVGAPDNGVQLAVMEDPDDVFEDEDEDDTALHPAIHILVPEVVDKRSIVTLDSEHLDTLRGMMGKEQWSDLGKFWELQIYSADGFRFDSESPATTPGNRCLRALYAFRECLVGLKCPRDLSRQNKHLVRVHRQLNEELTNVARKIVRVRNSLKQQTGNYKQQVSADIQQFIIPTLILTLRDLFLLGTLGYKAPRHQTLPPLPKSGQFTCVTVQYVSSITKRLSFLIRDLMEHCENEVAKKQLGWNDFSQVFDEWKFELQEKISAVNEEISRQEKIDRDKAIKQRRRQLLEIEAAKATEQWNRMAVSTQRLRHQPSPMAEKQRLADKYISPPQDPISPPRPRPDSSSRPYSSYIETVRTVPSTLQRPRVNALQRRTPVIRAPWPPSRRRLGLAQSDQASSASSMVQSSAVKRPTNQPLIRQPWPLMRQAPPQSSPVRHQKKDVMVIDSSPEPEVFAVPDHIDTPSRQAKPRVELEVEEVEGEELEEEEEEEEEEEEEEVEEVREDVEEDEDDEEEAFGKVWDNGERAFLVDQLEEAAVEGITRENLEEWAECFECSVPEVRQQISSLQKEGLWRGSL from the exons ATGGTCCAAACGCGAAGCAGGGTCGCTGCTTCGCGCAAGGCCGTTGCCGCTGAACCTGAAGAAAGCAGCTCGGATTCTGACAGCGATGCATCCATCCCGGCTAACCCTCGCCCTTCTAACATCAAAAGCCCAGTCACCTTGCGCCCCAACAAGGCGTCTTTGCCTGAACTGAACAATGGGgtcaacaaaaagaagcggAATGCCAGTCCAAGCCTGGAGACGCCAGCCAGGAAGAGAGCCAGGGCCCATGAGCCCACCGATccggaggacgatgaggggGTAGACGAGACGGCCATGCATGTCATCAACGCGTTTAGCAACCGCCAGATGCCGAACCCGAAGCAAAAGGGTATTGAAGTCCTGCTTCGAAGCGGCGGCAAGCCTGCTCGACGAAAACGGGACGGGACCAGTATTGAAGATACGATTGACGAGACGCCCGAGTCCGTCAGGAATAACCGAAGGCCGGCGCCCGTTGTCGAAGAACCTGAGCCTGCGGAGGAAGGATTGGTCGAGGGGGAAGATTCTGACCATGATGAGGTTCATCGAAGAGTCGCCAGGGAGGATGGTAGCCCAGAGCTTGACTCTtcgcccccaaaacccaaacaaccacagcaaagCCGACGTGTGGCATCTCGAACCCTACAACCAGTCGCGACTGCTTTAGCCGCACCTCTTCGACCTGCTACTATCAACAATTTGAAACCCCCGGCCCCGCCCAGACAATTGGGCGAAGAAAAAAGCTCCAGCTCGAGTCACAACATTCTGCCCACCGTCGAAGCAGAAGATGAATTGTTTGTGGATCAAGCCAATAATAGGCAGTCAGacttggaagaggaagcggAATCGGACGATTGTGGTGAGCAGGATCGGCGCGAGGAAGAATGGGAAGAGCTCGAAGAAGTTGGGGCACCAGATAATGGGGTTCAGCTTGCCGTTATGGAGGACCCAGATGATGTGttcgaagacgaggatgaggacgacaCCGCACTTCACCCAGCCATCCATATTCTAGTGCCGGAAGTAGTGGACAAACGATCAATCGTAACTCTGGACAGCGAGCACCTGGACACGCTACGCGGGATGATGGGCAAGGAACAGTGGTCCGACTTGGGCAAGTTTTGGGAACTCCAAATCTATAGTGCAGATGGCTTCCGCTTCGACTCTGAGTCACCAGCCACCACGCCTGGAAATCGTTGTCTAAGAGCACTCTACGCCTTTAGAGAATGCCTCGTTGGCTTAAAGTGTCCCCGTGATCTCAGCAGACAGAATAAGCATCTGGTTCGCGTGCATCGCCAACTGAATGAAGAGCTTACCAACGTGGCAAGGAAAATCGTCAGGGTCCGCAACTCGCTGAAGCAACAGACAGGAAACTACAAGCAGCAGGTCTCAGCTGATATCCAGCAGTTTATCATTCCGACATTGATCCTCACTCTACGGGACCTGTTTTTGCTCGGCACTCTGGGTTATAAAGCGCCACGGCACCAAAcgcttccccccctccccaaatcaGGCCAGTTTACATGCGTCACCGTGCAATACGTTAGCTCGATCACGAAGCGACTTTCATTCTTGATCCGGGATCTCATGGAACACTGCGAGAACGAGGTTGCAAAAAAACAGTTGGGATGGAATGATTTCTCTCAGGTCTTTGATGAATGGAAGTTTGAACTACAAGAAAAGATTAGTGCCGTCAACGAGGAGATAAGCCGCCAAGAGAAGATTGATCGGGATAAAGCAATcaagcagaggaggagacaGCTGCTGGAGATTGAAGCTGCCAAGGCTACTGAACAGTGGAACAGAATGGCGGTGTCGACGCAGCGCTTGAGGCACCAACCTAGTCCGATGGCGGAAAAGCAGCGTTTGGCGGACAAGTATATCTCGCCTCCTCAGGATCCGATttctccgcctcggccgcgCCCCGATAGCAGCAGCCGACCGTACAGCAGCTACATCGAGACTGTCCGCACAGTTCCCTCCACATTGCAACGACCGCGGGTGAATGCTCTCCAAAGACGAACTCCAGTAATACGAGCACCATGGCCTCCATCACGGCGCCGTCTAGGGTTGgctcagtctgatcaagCTTCATCGGCGTCATCGATGGTGCAGTCTTCTGCGGTAAAGCGCCCCACGAATCAGCCTCTGATAAGGCAACCTTGGCCTTTGATGAGACAGGCTCCACCGCAGTCAAGTCCAGTCCGGCATCAGAAGAAGGATGTTATGGTCATTGATTCTTCGCCGGAGCCGGAAGTCTTTGCTGTCCCGGATCACATTGATACCCCTAGCAGGCAAGCGAAGCCACGGGTCGAATtagaggttgaagaagttgagggggaagagttagaggaagaggaggaggaggaagaagaagaagaagaggag gaagttgaagaagtgcgtgaagatgttgaagaagatgaggacgatgaagaggaagcatTTGGCAAAGTCTGGGATAATGGGGAGAGGGCGTTTCTTGTTGACCAACTTGAGGAAGCGGCGGTAGAGGGAATTACAAGGGAGAACTTGGAGGAGTGGGCTGAGTGCTTTGAGTGTTCTGTTCCAGAGGTTCGGCAGCAGATATCGAGCTTGCAAAAGGAAGGATTGTGGCGGGGGTCGCTGTGA
- a CDS encoding hypothetical protein (EggNog:ENOG503NVVI; COG:Q), whose protein sequence is MGYPETFTGFCVDSPKTWNQYHLANLKPKPFGDNDVDVEIECCGVCGSDVHTVTGGWGEFEGPLCVGHEVVGKAVNVGKAVKGIKKGDRVGVGAQVWSCLKCDVCKSKNENYCPHMVDTYNAKYEDGSDAHGGWANYIRAHEYFTFKIPDEIPSAEAAPLLCAGITTYSPLVRADIGPGKVVGVIGIGGLGHLALQWAKALGAETYALTHSAHKVDDAKKLGAKDVIVTTEEGWADKNKFKFDMLLNCADATHKFNMADYFGTLKVGGEFHMVGIPNEPLPEMTAMAFVQNGVKLTGSHLGNHQEMDAMLKLAAEKGVRPVVQTVQISEEGCKEVVEKVKEGNVKYRFTLTGFDKAFAGK, encoded by the coding sequence ATGGGCTACCCCGAAACCTTCACCGGCTTCTGCGTCGACTCCCCCAAGACGTGGAACCAATaccacctcgccaacctcaagcccaagccctTCGGCGACAACGACGTCGACGTTGAGATCGAATGCTGCGGCGTCTGCGGCTCTGACGTCCACACGGTAACCGGCGGCTGGGGTGAATTCGAAGGCCCCCTCTGCGTCGGCCACGAGGTCGTCGGGAAGGCCGTCAACGTCGGCAAGGCCGTAAAGGGCATCAAGAAGGGCGACCGCGTCGGTGTCGGCGCTCAGGTCTGGTCCTGCCTCAAGTGTGACGTCTGCAAGTCCAAAAACGAAAACTACTGCCCTCACATGGTCGACACCTACAACGCCAAGTACGAGGATGGCAGTGACGCTCATGGAGGCTGGGCGAATTACATCCGGGCGCATGAGTATTTCACTTTCAAGATCCCAGATGAGATCCCCTCTGCCGAGGCTGCACCACTGCTCTGCGCCGGTATCACGACTTACTCACCGCTTGTGAGGGCGGATATTGGCCctgggaaggtggtgggtgttATTGGTATCGGTGGCTTGGGTCATTTGGCACTGCAGTGGGCAAAGGCTCTTGGTGCTGAGACTTATGCTCTCACTCACTCGGCTCACAAGGTTGATGATGCGAAGAAGCTCGGAGCCAAGGACGTCATTGTCACCACGGAGGAGGGCTGGGCGGATAAGAACAAGTTCAAGTTCGACATGCTGTTGAACTGCGCTGATGCGACGCACAAGTTCAACATGGCGGATTACTTTGGCACGCTcaaggttggtggggagttTCACATGGTGGGCATTCCCAACGAGCCGCTTCCTGAGATGACTGCGATGGCGTTTGTGCAGAACGGTGTGAAGCTTACGGGAAGCCATTTGGGCAACCATCAGGAGATGGATGCCATGCTCAAgctggcggcggagaagggTGTCAGGCCGGTTGTCCAGACGGTTCAGATTTCGGAGGAGGGATGcaaggaggttgtggaaaaggtcaaggaggGTAATGTCAAGTACCGGTTTACTCTGACGGGCTTCGACAAGGCGTTTGCGGGAAAATAG
- a CDS encoding hypothetical protein (EggNog:ENOG503P7EQ) has protein sequence MTRPETATDPKTATNDHPKTTPDTETAWDELNEPYTGPLREDQKAAAGEAGSGGRGENGNNSKKRNSKDNKGMKCRTRCNIPAFPATNHTLRDSTDIHQPKTKFIPTCHLRFQPPTIATSPPPSISTPIAIPHPPLSSQQCPNPPPPLPPTAPLLLTKRVSAFLRANLSPSITAAILTTPTGSLLSHASSLPASALRRQCAVAASIWAVQSSSSASSQSSPQHTHKTRKHKSTPSLTVQLDSGLVAVCCLFAWVVKVKVKVKVKVKVKVKGQGQGQNQGQEQQQQQPEEGNGEGMGGKTPVGSPSANSEVGRASVMSGGTTSGQTVTSQTSASSAGVVMMRRQVEELARWLDEKLAGLCIPEEGIGLENLGRAGGEQLEMR, from the exons ATGACACGTCCCGAAACAGCTACGGATCCCAAGACAGCTACCAATGATCATCCCAAAACAACCCCCGATACCGAGACGGCATGGGATGAGCTCAACGAGCCGTACACCGGCCCTCT TAGGGAGGATCAAAAGGCTGCCGCTGGTGAGGCTGGTAGTGGTGGTAGGGGAGAGAATGGAAATaacagcaagaagagaaacaGCAAAGATAATAAGGGGATGAAGTGTAGGACTAGGTGTAATATA CCTGCCTTCCccgccaccaaccacaccttGAGGGATTCCACGGATATACACCAACCGAAAACAAAGTTTATTCCCACTTGCCATCTACGAttccaaccacccaccatcgcGACATCGCCGCCACCTTCGATATCAACCCCCATTGCAatacctcacccccctctctcgaGCCAACAATgtccaaaccctcccccccccctcccccccaccgcccccctcctcctaacAAAACGCGTCAGCGCCTTCCTCCGCGCCAATTTATCCCCCTCCATAACAGCAGCAATCCTCACAACACCAACcggctccctcctctcccacgcctcctccctccccgcctccgcccTAAGAAGGCAATgcgccgtcgccgcctcGATCTGGGCCGTCCagtcctcttcctccgcctcctcccaatCCTCCCCGCAACACACCCATAAAACCCGAAAACacaaatccaccccctccctcaccgtCCAGCTCGACTCTGGCCTGGT TGCGGTATGCTGTTTATTTGCATGGGtggtcaaggtcaaggtcaaggtcaaggtcaaggtcaaggtcaaggtcaag ggtcagggtcagggtcAAAATCAGGgtcaggagcagcagcaacaacaaccggaggaggggaatggggaagggatggggggaaaaACACCAGTCGGGTCACCATCCGCAAATTCAGAAGTGGGAAGGGCGTCCGTCATGAGCGGCGGGACGACATCGGGGCAGACGGTCACGTCCCAAACAAGCGCGAGctcggcgggggtggtgatgatgaggaggcagGTGGAGGAACTAGCGAGATGGTTGGACGAGAAGCTGGCGGGGTTGTGCATACCGGAGGAGGGGATCGGGTTGGAGAATTTGGGGAGAGCGGGAGGGGAGCAGCTGGAGATGAGGTAG
- the MAM3 gene encoding cell agglutination protein Mam3 (COG:S; EggNog:ENOG503NW0Y), whose protein sequence is MTTMRQHGVTAARPNSLFALRSGFVGLARILSLTLSTAYAAPIASLGHGGGGNDEPDAGGASLGMLYLASAILVLSGGAFAGLTIALMGQDSIYLQVMAGDATEPQQKNAKRVYHLLEKGKHWVLVTLLLANVIVNETLPVVLDRCLGGGIAAVIGSTVLIVIFGEVVPQSVCVRYGLQIGGYMSKPVLAMMYLTAPISWPIAILLDKILGKDHGTVYKKSGLKTLVTLHKNLGDMSQRLNQDEVTIISAVLDLKEKPVANVMTPMADVFVMAEDTVLDEKTMDMILSAGYSRIPIHETGNPTNFVGMLLVKILITYDPEDAKLVKDFPLATLPETRPETSCLDIVNFFQEGKSHMVLVSEYPGEDHGALGVVTLEDVIEELIGEEIIDESDVYIDVHKAIRRLQPAPKARVQRRQSEDQAGRFAEHNGLVDHGGDLIQFDTTGTTSFDSPALSSSPKLATLMMRRSSAGREGHHMTVPVRANFEDIRQHLKHLGPSNPATNPRDTKSTTVKIKPGTGLLHTAGRSSSVAEGAIEESPLEHVREHAEEEEGDETTSLLNPQVTGKDGIQALQQTYGATSPVTVQLASPINGVPTLTLETPDQADKSSMQNTKQSPTESTSAGHRSVSSGDSTHSARNDVGNLIPAKPYVRSGSITENIVESRGVRKVVLETTSSNDEDEFAVIGTSPEQPKSRSTFGLFGRTDAAIKNEGAGEEEEEEEEELLSPETGEEGTSKGADVAKGNGALGTAAGGPSSGGGGAKKKNRRKKRKGGKS, encoded by the exons ATGACGACAATGCGACAACATGGCGTGACAGCAGCACGCCCCAACTCGCTCTTTGCGCTTCGATCAGGCTTCGTCGGCCTCGCGCGAATTCTCTCCTTGACACTCTCAACAGCCTATGCTGCGCCGATAGCCAGCCTGGGacatggcggcggtggcaatGACGAGCCAGACGCTGGAGGCGCAAGCCTGGGTATGCTCTATTTGGCTTCTGCGATCCTCGTCTTGTCCGGCGGCGCATTTGCTGGTTTGACTATTGC TTTGATGGGGCAGGATAGCATCTACCTCCAAGTGATGGCCGGCGATGCCACCGAACCTCAGCAAAAGAATGCCAAACGGGTCTACCACCTTCTCGAAAAGGGAAAGCACTGGGTCTTGGTCACACTGCTCTTGGCCAACGTTATCGTGAACGAGACCCTTCCCGTCGTACTCGACCGATGTCTCGGAGGCGGCATTGCTGCCGTCATCGGCTCGACCGTTCTCATTG TGATCTTTGGTGAGGTTGTTCCTCAGTCTGTCTGTGTTCGCTATGGCCTCCAGATTGGAGGTTACATGTCCAAACCCGTCCTTGCGATGATGTACCTTACCGCCCCCATCTCCTGGCCGATCGCCATCCTTCTCGACAAGATCCTCGGAAAGGATCATGGCACCGTATACAAGAAGAGTGGGTTGAAGACCCTGGTGACCCTGCACAAGAATCTGGGCGATATGTCTCAGCGTTTGAACCAGGACGaggtcaccatcatcagcgcCGTGTTGGATCTGAAGGAGAAGCCAGTGGCCAATGTCATGACCCCCATGGCGGACGTTTTTGTCATGGCAGAGGACACTGTTTTGGATGAGAAGACCATGGACATGATTCTTTCGGCAGGCTACTCGCGCATTCCCATCCACGAAACTGGGAACCCTACCAATTTCGTCGGTATGCTTTTGGTCAAGATTCTGATCACCTACGACCCCGAGGATGCCAAGCTTGTCAAGGATTTCCCACTCGCTACCCTGCCCGAGACCCGGCCCGAGACCAGCTGTTTGGATATTGTCAACTTCTTCCAGGAAGGCAAGTCCCACATGGTTCTCGTTTCGGAATACCCTGGTGAGGACCACGGCGCATTGGGTGTCGTTACCCTTGAAGACGTTATTGAGGAACTCATTGGAGAGGAAATCATCGACGAGTCCGATGTGTACATTGACGTGCACAAGGCCATTCGTCGTCTTCAGCCTGCTCCCAAGGCGCGCGTCCAACGTCGCCAGTCTGAAGACCAAGCAGGCCGCTTTGCGGAACATAATGGACTCGTAGATCACGGCGGCGACTTGATTCAGTTTGACACTACTGGCACAACATCTTTCGACTCACCCGCGCTGTCTAGCAGCCCAAAGCTCGCCACTCTCATGATGCGCAGAAGTTCAgctggcagagaagggcACCACATGACAGTTCCTGTTCGGGCCAACTTTGAAGACATCAGACAACATCTGAAGCATCTTGGCCCCTCCAATCCTGCTACAAACCCCAGAGACACAAAGTCCACCACGGTCAAGATCAAGCCTGGCACCGGTCTGTTACACACGGCCGGCCGTTCTTCTTCTGTCGCCGAGGGTGCGATTGAAGAGTCGCCGCTGGAACATGTGCGTGAgcatgccgaggaggaggaaggagacgaGACGACGAGTCTGCTGAACCCCCAAGTTACTGGCAAGGACGGCATTCAGGCTCTGCAGCAAACCTACGGTGCCACCAGCCCCGTAACCGTGCAGCTCGCTTCGCCCATCAACGGTGTACCTACTCTTACGCTCGAAACACCAGATCAAGCCGACAAGTCCAGTATGCAAAACACAAAGCAGAGTCCAACAGAATCCACCTCTGCTGGCCATCGGTCCGTCTCTAGCGGGGATAGTACCCACAGCGCACGGAACGATGTTGGCAACCTGATTCCCGCCAAGCCCTACGTCCGCAGCGGAAGCATCACGGAGAACATCGTTGAGTCTAGAGGAGTTAGGAAGGTGGTTCTTGAAACTACTAGTTCcaatgacgaggatgagttTGCCGTGATTGGTACTTCTCCGGAGCAGCCCAAGAGCAGGAGTACGTTTGGGTTATTTGGGAGGACGGATGCCGCCATTAAGAATGAgggtgctggggaggaggaagaggaggaggaggaggagcttttGTCACCAGAGactggagaggaagggacGAGCAAGGGGGCCGATGTTGCTAAGGGGAACGGTGCTCTAGGGACGGCGGCGGGTGGGCCAAGtagtggtgggggaggggcgaagaagaagaacagacgcaagaagcgcaaggGCGGCAAGTCGTAG
- the GLO1 gene encoding Lactoylglutathione lyase (COG:G; EggNog:ENOG503NVC4) codes for MNSLRASQRLRFLVPSLQKKPSFVPPVKFYNHLGLSLLKKLSFPDAKFDLYFLGYDAPGAVSHGKNLWDREGLIELTHNYGTENDPEYKINNGNVEPYRGFGHTCISVDNIQAACQRIEDAGYKFQKKLTDGKMRHIAFALDPDGYWVEIIGQRPVEETEGVRETDLGTYRMNHTMIRVKDAERSLEFYREVMGMKLFRTHEAKEAGFNLYFLGYEGEQGAVVEGGDTAKREGLLELTWNYGTEKEEGFSYHDGNKGPQGFGHICVSVDSLEKACERFEGLGVSWKKRLTDGRMKNVAFVLDPDGYWVEIVQNERFADKANF; via the exons ATGAACTCGTTGCGGGCGTCGCAGCGGTTGAGATTTCTTGTTCCGTCACTGCAAAAGAAGCCGTCGTTTGTCCCACCAG TCAAGTTCTACAACCACctcggcctctccctcctcaagaagctcTCCTTCCCCGACGCAAAATTCGACCTCTACTTCCTCGGCTACGACGCCCCCGGCGCCGTCTCCCACGGGAAGAACCTCTGGGACAGGGAAGGCCTCATCGAGCTGACGCACAATTACGGCACCGAAAACGACCCCGAGTACAAGATTAACAATGGCAATGTTGAGCCCTACCGTGGTTTCGGACATACTTGCATCAGCGTTGACAATATCCAGGCTGCCTGCCAGAGGATCGAGGACGCGGGCTACAAGTtccagaagaagctcacgGATGGAAAGATGAGGCATATTGCTTTTGCGCTTGATCCGGATGGGTACTGGGTTGAGATTATTGGGCAgaggccggtggaggagacggagggggtgagggagacggaTTTGGGGACGTATAGGATGAATCACACCATGATTCGGGTCAAGGATGCGGAGAGGTCGCTTGAGTTTTACCGGGAGGTTATGGGGATGAAGCTTTTTAGGACTCATGAGGCGAAGGAGGCCGGGTTCAACCTTTATTTTTTGGGGTATGAAGGGGAACagggggctgttgttgagggtggtgatacggcgaagagggaggggttgttggagctgACTTGGAATTACGggacggagaaggaggaggggtttagTTACCATGATGGGAACAAGGGGCCGCAGGGGTTTGGGCATATTTGTGTTTCGGTTGATAGCTTGGAGAAGGCGTGCGAGAggtttgaggggttgggggtgagctggaagaagaggttgacgGATGGGAGGATGAAGAATGTGGCTTTTGTGTTAGATCCGGATGGGTATTGGGTCGAGATTGTGCAGAATGAGAGGTTTGCGGATAAGGCTAACTTTTGA